A DNA window from Nycticebus coucang isolate mNycCou1 chromosome 1, mNycCou1.pri, whole genome shotgun sequence contains the following coding sequences:
- the LOC128588099 gene encoding 40S ribosomal protein S6-like: MKLNISFPATGCQKLIEVDDERKLRTFYEKRMATEVAADALGEEWKGYVVRVRGGNDKQGLPMKQGVLTHGRVRLLLSKGHSCYRPRRTGERKHKSVRGCIVDANLSIFNLVIVKKGDKDIPGLTDTTVPRRLGPKRASRIHKLFNLSKEDDVRQYVVRKPLNKEGKKPRTRAPKIRHLLTPCVLQHKRRHIALKKQRTKKNKEEAAEYAKLLAKRMKAKEKRQEQIAKRRRMSSQRASTSKSESSQK, from the coding sequence ATGAAGCTGAATATCTCCTTCCCAGCCACTGGCTGCCAGAAACTCATTGAAGTGGACGATGAACGCAAACTTCGTACTTTCTATGAGAAGCGAATGGCCACAGAAGTTGCTGCTGACGCGCTGGGTGAAGAATGGAAGGGTTATGTGGTCCGAGTCAGGGGTGGAAATGACAAGCAAGGTCTCCCCATGAAGCAGGGTGTCTTGACCCATGGCCGTGTCCGCCTGCTGCTGAGTAAGGGGCATTCCTGTTATAGACCAAGGAGAACTGGAGAAAGGAAGCACAAATCTGTTCGGGGTTGCATTGTGGATGCCAATCTGAGTATTTTCAACTTGGTTATTGTAAAAAAAGGAGACAAGGATATCCCTGGACTGACTGACACTACTGTACCTCGGCGTCTGGGACCTAAAAGAGCTAGCAGAATCCACAAACTTTTCAATCTGTCTAAAGAAGATGATGTTCGCCAATATGTTGTGAGAAAGCCCTTAAACAAAGAAGGTAAGAAACCTAGGACCAGAGCACCCAAGATTCGGCATCTTTTAACTCCATGTGTCTTACAACATAAACGCCGGCACATTGCTCTGAAGAAACAGCgtactaagaaaaataaggaagaggcTGCAGAATATGCTAAACTTTTGGCCAAGAGAATGAAGGCCAAAGAAAAGCGCCAGGAACAGATTGCCAAGAGACGCAGAATGTCCTCTCAGAGAGCATCCACTTCTAAGTCTGAATCCAGTCAAAAATAA